A region of the Curvibacter sp. AEP1-3 genome:
CTTGAGGCGGAAGTCGATGCGGCTTTGCTGGCACTCGATATTCAGAGACGAGGCTCCGGCAAAGCTGGCCGCCAGCGGCTGCGCGCCCCCCATGCCGCCGAGGCCGGCCGTCAAAATCCATTTGCCTTGCAAGCTGCCACCAAAGTGCTGCTTGCCGGCTTCCACAAACGTCTCGTAAGTGCCTTGCACAATGCCCTGGCTGCCGATGTAGATCCAGCTGCCGGCCGTCATTTGGCCATACATCATCAGGCCCTTTTTATCCAGCTCGTGAAAGTGCTCCCAGGTCGCCCACTTGGGCACCAGATTGGAGTTGGCAATCAGCACGCGCGGCGCATCCGCATGGCTGCGGAACACACCCACCGGCTTGCCACTTTGCACCAGCAGGGTTTCGTCTTCATTCAGGTTGCGCAGGCTCACCAGGATGGCGTCAAAGCAATCCCAGTTACGCGCTGCCTTGCCGATACCGCCATACACCACCAGCGCGTCCGGGTCTTCTGCCACCTCAGGGTCCAGGTTGTTTTGCAGCATGCGGTAGGCGGCTTCGGTGAGCCAGTTCTTGCAATGCAGGGTGGTGCCGTGGGGTGCGCGCACATGCCGGGCTTGGGAGGGAGCAGACATCTTCAAACTCGCTTTCAACAAAAATGCAATGTCGCGGAGTCTACTTGTCTAGACATGCCTATGCAACTACAATTTACGGATGGTTTCCACCACCCCCACCCCCTCAGGCGCTGCAGCGCCCTATACCCACGTCAAAAACTTTTTGATGGAAGGCCTGTCGCAGGGCCGCTGGACGCCGGGCAGCCAGATGCCCTCTGAGTCCGAGCTGGTGCAACAGTTCAAGGTCAGCCGCATGACGGTAGGCCGCGCTATCCGCGAGTTGCAGGCCGAAGGCTTTGTGACCCGGGTACAGGGCGTGGGCACGTTTGCGGCGCATCTGGCGCGGGTGTCGTCCACCCTGACCATCAAAGACTTGCACGAAGAAATTGCAGCCCGTGGCCACCAGCACCAGGCACGGGTCATACTGTCGCGCGAGGAGCTGGCGGTGGACGGCTTGGCCCAGCAACTGGGCCTGCCGCTGGGGGCGCCGGTGTTTCACACCCTGATCGTGCACTCCGAGAACGGGGTGCCGCTGCAGTGCGAAGACCGCTACGTGAACCCCGCCTGCGCGCCCGACTATCTGGGCGTGGACTTCAGCCAGACCACACCCACCCACTACCTGCTGGAAGTCGCCCCCTTGTGGGAGGCGCAGTACTCCATCGAGGCCGGTCCGCCCAGCCCGCAAGAGGCCGAGCTGCTGGGCATCACCCCGCAGGACCCCTGCCTCATCATCGTGCGCCGCACCATGAACCGCGATGTGCCCATCACCCTGGCGCGCCTGGTGCACCCTGGCACGCGCTACCAGATTCAAGGACAGTTCAAGCCATGACACTGCGCCTCATCCACGCGCAGGAATGCGCCCCCCAGCCCTGGCGCAACGGCGGGGGCCAAACCCGCGAGTTGCTGGTGTGGCCCCCCATGGGCGAGTGGCAGCTGCGCATCAGGCGGGCTGACATTGCGGCGGACGGCCCCTTCTCTGCTTTCCCCGGTGTGCAACGCTGGTTTGCCGTATTGCAAGGCGCGGGGGTGGAATTGGCGTTGCCCATGCCGCAGACATTGCGTGCCGGCGATGCGCCGCTGGAATTTGACGGTGCCGCTGCGCCCCACTGCCGCCTGCTGGACGGCCCCACCCAAGACCTGAACCTGATGGCGCGGCAAGGCCGAGGCTTCATGCAGATAGTCATTGCGGGGCAACCCTGGCACAGCCCGCTGGCCATGCGCGGCCTGTACAGCACCGGCGCCGGCACCTGGAGCGACGGCGCACGCCAAGTGCAAATTAGCGCCCACACCCTGCTGTGGGACGAGTCACCCAACACCGCCCCGTGGACGTTTACGCCAGACGCCAGCACAGAGCCCATTAAGGGCGCACCGGCGTACTGGCTGGGCTTCACCCCGGACACAACTGAGGGAGCCACACCATGAGCCTTACCCACACCGCCACCACGCTTTGGCACCACGCCCGCATCGCCAGCTTGCATGGCAGCGAACCCTGGGGGTGGCTGGAAGACGGCGCCATGCTGACCCGTGGAGAACACATCATCTGGTGTGGCCCGCGCACTGAGCTGCCTGCCGAGCACAAGCAAAGCATCACGCAAGAGGTAGATTTGGATGGTGCCTTAGTCACTCCCGGCCTGGTGGACTGCCACACCCACTTGGTGTACGGCGGCGACCGCGCAGCCGAGTTCGAGATGCGCCTGCAAGGCGCCAGCTACGAGCAGATTGCGCAGGCCGGCGGCGGCATACGCTCCAGCGTGGCCGCCACCCGTGCCGCCAGCGAAGCCACCTTGCTGGCAAACGCCACCCGCCGCGCGCGCAGCCTGATGGCCGAGGGGGTGACCACCATCGAGATCAAGTCGGGCTACGGCCTGAGCCTGGAAGACGAAGCCCGCTGCCTGCGCGTGGCGCGCACTCTGGGCGAGAGCCTGCCCTTGAACGTGCGCACCACCTACCTGGGCGCCCACGCCGTGCCGCCCGAATTTGCCGGGCGTAACGACGACTATGTGGACGCCGTGTGCGCCTGGATGCCCGAGCTGCATTCCCGAGGGTTGGTCGATGCCGTGGACGCATTCTGCGAAACCATAGGCTTCCCTCCCGCCCAAACGCGGCGCGTTTTTGAAGCGGCCCGGGCCTTGGGCCTACCCGTCAAGCTGCATGCCGAGCAGCTCAGCGACCAGGGCGGCGCGGCACTGGCGGCAGAGTTCGGCGCCCTCTCGTGCGACCATCTGGAGCACCTTAGCGAGGCTGGCATACGCGCCATGCAAGCCGCCGGCACGGTGGCGGTGCTGCTGCCCGGCGCTTATTACTTTTTGCGCGAGACCAAGCTGCCGCCGATGGATGCCCTGCGCGCCCACGGCGTGCCCATGGCCATTGCCACCGACCACAACCCCGGCACCTCGCCTGGCTTGTCGATGCTGCTCATGCTCAACATGGCCTGCACCTTGTTCCGCCTGACGCCCGAAGAAGCCCTGCGTGGCGCCACGGTACACGGCGCACGCGCCTTGGGCCTGCACGACCGGGGAACCTTGGCAGC
Encoded here:
- the hutI gene encoding imidazolonepropionase yields the protein MSLTHTATTLWHHARIASLHGSEPWGWLEDGAMLTRGEHIIWCGPRTELPAEHKQSITQEVDLDGALVTPGLVDCHTHLVYGGDRAAEFEMRLQGASYEQIAQAGGGIRSSVAATRAASEATLLANATRRARSLMAEGVTTIEIKSGYGLSLEDEARCLRVARTLGESLPLNVRTTYLGAHAVPPEFAGRNDDYVDAVCAWMPELHSRGLVDAVDAFCETIGFPPAQTRRVFEAARALGLPVKLHAEQLSDQGGAALAAEFGALSCDHLEHLSEAGIRAMQAAGTVAVLLPGAYYFLRETKLPPMDALRAHGVPMAIATDHNPGTSPGLSMLLMLNMACTLFRLTPEEALRGATVHGARALGLHDRGTLAAGQRADFCVWNLDHPRELAYWFGHNPCRRIIVGGLERTP
- the hutC gene encoding histidine utilization repressor, which produces MVSTTPTPSGAAAPYTHVKNFLMEGLSQGRWTPGSQMPSESELVQQFKVSRMTVGRAIRELQAEGFVTRVQGVGTFAAHLARVSSTLTIKDLHEEIAARGHQHQARVILSREELAVDGLAQQLGLPLGAPVFHTLIVHSENGVPLQCEDRYVNPACAPDYLGVDFSQTTPTHYLLEVAPLWEAQYSIEAGPPSPQEAELLGITPQDPCLIIVRRTMNRDVPITLARLVHPGTRYQIQGQFKP
- a CDS encoding HutD/Ves family protein, with the translated sequence MTLRLIHAQECAPQPWRNGGGQTRELLVWPPMGEWQLRIRRADIAADGPFSAFPGVQRWFAVLQGAGVELALPMPQTLRAGDAPLEFDGAAAPHCRLLDGPTQDLNLMARQGRGFMQIVIAGQPWHSPLAMRGLYSTGAGTWSDGARQVQISAHTLLWDESPNTAPWTFTPDASTEPIKGAPAYWLGFTPDTTEGATP